A segment of the Sphingobacterium oryzagri genome:
ATCTTCGCGGTGTACATTTGTAAACATAAATACTTCCAGAAACTCGCAACAAAGCGCCTCATGGCGTAATTTTTCGGCCAGTCGACTGGCATACGCCGACACCGCTTCGCAAAGCACATCAGGATCTTCAATGTAACAACTAAAAGAGCGTGTAACCGATAGCCCTTTGGCTTTCGGTGGTGGATCACCAATGCTCAACATCGGACGTCCCCACAATTCATTATACAATCGTTGTCCCTGTACAGTCATATGATTCTTGAACCAAAGTTCCGGCATATCACGCAGCTGCCCCACCGTTTCGATACCCAATTGTGCAATTTTCTTGTAGTATTGACGCCCTACGCCCCAAAGATCTTCCACCGGAAAAGTCGCGAGTGCCCCGGAAATTGATTCGTCCGAATCCATCACAAATACGCCCTTATTCTTTTTGGCCAGTTTATTTGCCACCTTCGCCAAAGTCTTGGTAGGCCCAATACCGATGGATACGGGAATCCCTGTATTACGTATTATTGCGCTTCGCGCCTGTACCGCATGCTCCTCCATATTGGTGATGCCTGCCGCCCAGGCAAAACATTCATCAATACTATAAGGCACAACCATAGGAAACCAGCGCCCCAAATTATGCATTACCCGTTCCGAGAGATCGCCGTATAACACGTAATTGCTGGAAAATACCTGTATGTCATATTTGGTAATGAGATCACGAACTAGAAATGCCGGATCGCCCATGCGGATACCTAACAACTTCGCTTCCTCACTTCGCGCGATGACGCAGCCATCATTATTAGATAGCACAACGATCGGCAGGTCAATCAACGCGGGCTTAAACAGTCTTTCCGCGGATGCATAAAAATTATTACAATCACAAAGCGCAAACATTTTTGTACCTCCCAACTCTCAACGCATCGGGTATAAGGCCATAACATACCGATGTAACCACGCCCCAAAGTTTCAACTCACTTTCTTTACCAACGCAGAACCGTTCTCCGTCACTAACTACCTCCCAACCATCCGGCAATTTACGCAAGCAACGGCATAACAGTTCGCCATGCAAGGCAAGAATGACAATGGCTCCATCAACCACCTGAAGAGATCGATCAACCACAAGAACCGAATTTTCCGGAATCTGATAACCACACATCGCATCACTATCCATCTTAAAATAAAACGTTGCATGAGCATCAACGACAAGTATATCGTTAATATCCAACCGCGCTTCCAGATAGTCGTCCGCAGGCGATTTAAACCCGGATATTATCTGCTTTGGAATATGTCTTTCCCTTCTGATCATAAAACAAAATTATACTAAAATTTTTAGTAAATAAGAAATTTACACAAATTCCCGTATTTATACACTTTCGTTTTCTTATAGCTAAGTAGGTCTATAACAGGGATTTTATACACAAGGCGATCAAAATGGCTAAAGCAGACACAATAAAGAGTCTCCTATATCTATCGCAGCCTAATCAAACACTACGATCCCTTTTCGTGATATCATAGCACAAAAACTCATCCACCGTAACATCAAAATAACTTGAAATCTTTAACAGCAATTCAAAAGGTGGCTCTGCCAACCCATACTCATATTTCGAATAGCGCGCACGCGTGATACCCAAAGCATCCGCTAAGCCCTGTTGTGACAGCCCTTTCCTCGCCCGGGGGTGTTTTATGTTCTCTACCCAATACAACATTGCGCCAAAATTGAACAACAATATTACTAATATTTTTAGCATTAAAACGTAGTTTTGTAGAAATATTACAAAGTAGGTCACAGATGGAACGAGCGATAGTACACATGGATTTGGATACGTTTTTTGTATCCTGCGAACGGCTAAACAACAGCAAACTCAGCGGAATGCCCGTTATTATTGGCGGCGGTGAGCGCGGCGTTGTGGCCTCTTGCTCCTATGAAGCACGTTATTTTGGCGTACGCTCCGCCATGCCGATCAAGATGGCGCTGCGTCTCTGTCCCGAAGCCAAAGTCATCAAGGGTGATATGGAGATGTACTCCAGGCTCTC
Coding sequences within it:
- a CDS encoding helix-turn-helix domain-containing protein produces the protein MLKILVILLFNFGAMLYWVENIKHPRARKGLSQQGLADALGITRARYSKYEYGLAEPPFELLLKISSYFDVTVDEFLCYDITKRDRSV
- a CDS encoding S24 family peptidase, whose protein sequence is MIRRERHIPKQIISGFKSPADDYLEARLDINDILVVDAHATFYFKMDSDAMCGYQIPENSVLVVDRSLQVVDGAIVILALHGELLCRCLRKLPDGWEVVSDGERFCVGKESELKLWGVVTSVCYGLIPDALRVGRYKNVCAL
- a CDS encoding Y-family DNA polymerase; this encodes MFALCDCNNFYASAERLFKPALIDLPIVVLSNNDGCVIARSEEAKLLGIRMGDPAFLVRDLITKYDIQVFSSNYVLYGDLSERVMHNLGRWFPMVVPYSIDECFAWAAGITNMEEHAVQARSAIIRNTGIPVSIGIGPTKTLAKVANKLAKKNKGVFVMDSDESISGALATFPVEDLWGVGRQYYKKIAQLGIETVGQLRDMPELWFKNHMTVQGQRLYNELWGRPMLSIGDPPPKAKGLSVTRSFSCYIEDPDVLCEAVSAYASRLAEKLRHEALCCEFLEVFMFTNVHREDHPQHYPRHVHRMGVASNSTLEIVAVATKVARMLFHKGIKYRKAGVIATVLIPQAEVQCNLFQEPKTKHAGLSAVIDQINAVYGRGAIRVASEGFEKKWRLKHEYLSGGYTTRWQDIVAVK